In Helicobacter bilis, a genomic segment contains:
- a CDS encoding YbdD/YjiX family protein encodes MESKDTQKTPNAINTQDSLGQDSLHGEYKEKQQEDIVLSLFQFCFRWYKDSERFFHLLVGLPSYEKYLDYHKKYHPHCTPKTRKEFFMDSQNKRYSRDGAKKCC; translated from the coding sequence ATGGAATCAAAAGACACACAAAAAACACCTAATGCGATAAATACACAAGATTCACTAGGTCAAGATTCATTACACGGAGAATACAAAGAGAAACAGCAAGAAGATATTGTATTATCTCTTTTTCAGTTTTGCTTTAGATGGTATAAAGATTCTGAAAGATTTTTTCATCTCTTAGTTGGATTGCCAAGCTATGAAAAATATTTAGACTATCATAAAAAATATCATCCACACTGCACACCAAAAACACGCAAAGAATTTTTCATGGATTCTCAAAATAAGAGATATAGTAGAGATGGTGCTAAAAAATGTTGCTAG
- a CDS encoding TonB-dependent receptor → MILESRAFMDLAFNNTLSVGMQYWYAYMQDLIGNPSTFSQHTISLFAENEWEARDNLKLTFALREDYNSRFSQQ, encoded by the coding sequence GTGATATTAGAATCTAGGGCATTTATGGATTTGGCATTTAACAACACATTGAGTGTTGGTATGCAATATTGGTATGCGTATATGCAGGATTTAATCGGCAATCCTAGCACATTTTCACAACATACCATATCTTTGTTTGCCGAAAATGAATGGGAGGCAAGGGATAATCTAAAACTTACTTTCGCCTTGCGTGAAGACTACAACTCTCGCTTTTCCCAGCAATGA
- a CDS encoding TonB-dependent receptor plug domain-containing protein encodes MGRSGNAEISVRDMPSDYTLVLIDGKRQDVSGAINTFNNGYQQIDNGFLPPLNAIERIEIIRGPLSTLYGSDAMGGVINIITKKHINKYGLNLNIETIQNEHRYFGGHYIANMFGVIPIIKDVLGIQLRSCFYYHSPSSIMLSGPIQTTTGDNNNNENYTLGQIVTSTPDGGIGNTTEGLIFDIGGRILCNLDSQNHIYFDTQFAKQLYDNSKEQWGPHTSVASNYIIMRNNSILAHEGKYHNWSMQNSIHLN; translated from the coding sequence ATGGGTAGAAGTGGCAATGCAGAAATATCTGTGCGAGATATGCCTAGCGATTATACATTAGTGCTTATAGATGGCAAAAGACAAGATGTAAGCGGGGCAATAAACACTTTCAATAATGGTTATCAACAAATCGATAATGGTTTTTTACCGCCATTAAATGCGATTGAAAGAATCGAGATTATAAGGGGACCATTAAGCACATTGTATGGCAGTGATGCAATGGGTGGAGTTATAAATATTATCACAAAAAAGCATATCAACAAATATGGACTGAATTTAAATATTGAGACAATACAAAATGAGCATAGGTATTTTGGAGGGCATTATATTGCTAATATGTTTGGTGTTATTCCCATTATTAAAGATGTATTGGGGATACAATTGCGTAGTTGCTTTTATTATCATAGTCCATCAAGCATAATGCTATCAGGTCCAATACAAACAACAACAGGCGACAACAACAATAATGAGAATTACACATTAGGACAAATTGTTACAAGCACACCAGATGGCGGGATAGGAAACACAACAGAGGGGTTAATCTTTGATATTGGTGGACGGATTTTATGCAATCTAGATTCACAAAATCACATTTACTTTGATACACAATTCGCAAAACAATTATATGATAACAGCAAAGAGCAGTGGGGACCACATACAAGTGTAGCAAGCAATTATATCATCATGCGTAATAATTCAATATTAGCGCATGAGGGAAAATACCACAATTGGAGTATGCAAAACTCCATACATCTCAATTAA
- a CDS encoding ferritin-like domain-containing protein, with amino-acid sequence MEFFTAVFDALTTTQIDLKLQKVEYLQANFYTYNMQHDIEIKSIKTPSYAPFCKVIHPTRLQRPKGGNSKEALAKILHSVAHIEYNAIDLGLDAAYRFRHLPLEYYYDFITLAGEEVLHFRLLESLLKELGYGYGDFFVHDNLFCAMQSTQTLIDRMALVHKGLEALGLDANPFVREKIEQAQTPLKSQILAALDRILHDEIGHVSKGVKWLNYAQKLYNDNRSLCEILQGYDFNIIGKIPNIEARLEAGYSMQEIESLQQTLR; translated from the coding sequence ATGGAGTTTTTTACCGCAGTTTTTGATGCACTCACCACTACGCAAATTGATTTAAAATTACAAAAAGTAGAATATTTACAGGCAAATTTCTACACATATAATATGCAGCATGATATTGAAATTAAGAGTATAAAAACACCTTCTTATGCCCCTTTTTGCAAGGTTATACACCCTACGCGTTTGCAAAGACCAAAGGGCGGAAACTCAAAAGAAGCCCTAGCAAAAATCCTGCATTCAGTCGCACATATAGAATACAATGCGATTGATTTAGGGCTTGATGCGGCATATCGTTTTCGACATTTACCGCTTGAATATTATTATGATTTTATCACTCTTGCTGGTGAAGAGGTTTTGCATTTTAGGCTTTTAGAATCTTTACTAAAAGAGCTTGGGTATGGCTATGGAGATTTTTTCGTGCATGATAATCTGTTTTGCGCTATGCAAAGCACACAGACTTTAATTGATCGTATGGCACTCGTGCATAAGGGCTTAGAAGCCTTAGGACTTGATGCAAATCCATTTGTAAGAGAGAAGATAGAACAAGCACAAACGCCGCTAAAATCACAGATTCTTGCTGCACTTGATAGAATCTTACATGATGAAATAGGGCATGTCTCAAAAGGCGTAAAATGGCTCAATTACGCACAAAAGCTTTATAATGATAATCGCAGTTTATGTGAGATATTGCAAGGCTATGACTTTAATATCATAGGCAAGATTCCAAATATAGAGGCAAGACTAGAGGCTGGATATAGTATGCAAGAAATAGAATCTTTGCAGCAAACTTTAAGGTAG
- a CDS encoding endonuclease yields the protein MLFDGLKPPQTFRETKEILTKIWESKGFTTEFYCKAPFQITDNGIKPIESPHYTPRKPLTKKKTINERTQNIEFEHIMPAHNFGHHLPCWQKGGRKACRDDKTFNLMEADPRNLVPAIGEINADRSNFRYAEAPRYIVYNQYGNCKVYTDFKAKRFYPANYSKGLIARTYLYMSETYNIRLSDQERKLMEAWDKMYPKDEYEKARDSAIAQIPLWKMFYKAQSLITRL from the coding sequence TTGCTTTTTGATGGATTAAAGCCACCGCAAACATTCCGCGAAACTAAAGAGATATTGACAAAAATATGGGAATCTAAAGGCTTTACAACGGAGTTTTATTGCAAAGCACCCTTTCAAATCACAGATAATGGTATAAAGCCAATAGAATCTCCACACTACACCCCCAGAAAGCCACTCACAAAGAAAAAGACAATTAATGAACGCACACAAAATATTGAGTTTGAGCATATCATGCCAGCCCATAACTTTGGACATCATCTCCCATGTTGGCAAAAAGGCGGCAGAAAAGCATGCAGGGATGATAAAACCTTTAATCTCATGGAAGCAGACCCAAGAAACCTTGTCCCAGCAATCGGCGAAATAAATGCAGACAGAAGCAACTTTAGATACGCAGAAGCCCCACGATATATAGTCTATAATCAATATGGAAATTGCAAGGTTTATACTGACTTTAAAGCAAAGAGATTCTATCCAGCAAACTATTCTAAAGGGCTTATCGCCCGCACATATCTTTACATGAGTGAAACTTATAATATCCGCTTAAGCGATCAAGAGAGAAAACTCATGGAAGCATGGGACAAAATGTATCCAAAAGATGAGTATGAAAAAGCAAGGGATAGCGCCATCGCTCAAATACCTTTATGGAAAATGTTTTATAAAGCACAGAGTCTGATCACAAGATTATAG
- a CDS encoding sodium-dependent transporter has translation MQRPVWSSQLAYILTVAGATIGFGATWRFPYMVGQNGGGAYVLTFCIAMILIGIPMILVENAIGRRMHKNSFDCFSGTANGKPISPLWKIIGITGLIGCFGIMAYYMVISGWVLNYIFNSITGSLSLSHTLSASETKAFWESSVVHAPLAVSIATFFFVLANYIVLTRGVINGIEKAAKILMPLLFCLMIGMVIRNVTLDGAMEGIRYYLTPDFSKITLDLFIVVLGQVFFALSLGFGVMITLSSHLHKNEQLIKTSVITGVVNTLIAVVAGFMIFPSLFSFGVDPAAGPSLVFESLPIVFSKMHGGTIFMVAFFCLLMLAAFTTSLPNFQVLIVVLEEKFGMNKKVAVFLVLSVVFVLGNIPSILGDNAWSDIKILGKSIFDAFDDISATIFFIFTSLGCAIFVGWVLKDEAKQEILQGSEKYVGIVNIWFLYVKYIIPIIILVVFVASFKEKFLS, from the coding sequence ATGCAAAGACCTGTTTGGAGTTCTCAACTCGCATATATTTTAACCGTTGCTGGTGCGACAATAGGCTTTGGGGCTACATGGCGTTTTCCCTATATGGTCGGGCAAAATGGTGGTGGTGCGTATGTGCTTACATTTTGTATAGCGATGATTCTAATCGGAATCCCTATGATTCTTGTTGAAAATGCGATTGGCAGACGCATGCATAAAAACTCTTTTGATTGCTTTAGTGGCACAGCAAATGGCAAACCTATATCGCCGCTTTGGAAGATCATAGGCATTACTGGACTTATTGGCTGTTTTGGTATTATGGCGTATTACATGGTGATTAGTGGTTGGGTTTTAAACTATATTTTTAATAGTATAACAGGCTCACTTTCTCTCTCGCATACGCTTTCTGCTAGTGAGACAAAGGCATTTTGGGAATCGAGTGTCGTTCATGCACCACTTGCAGTAAGTATTGCTACTTTCTTTTTTGTTTTGGCAAACTATATTGTTTTAACTCGCGGTGTTATTAATGGAATCGAAAAGGCTGCAAAGATTCTCATGCCTCTGCTTTTCTGCCTTATGATTGGCATGGTTATACGAAATGTTACTTTAGATGGTGCTATGGAGGGCATTAGATACTACTTAACACCTGATTTTAGTAAAATCACACTTGATTTATTCATTGTAGTATTGGGGCAAGTATTCTTTGCATTATCGCTTGGCTTTGGCGTTATGATTACGCTCTCATCGCATTTGCATAAAAATGAACAGCTTATTAAAACCTCTGTGATTACTGGTGTTGTTAATACTTTAATTGCAGTTGTAGCTGGCTTTATGATTTTCCCATCACTCTTTAGCTTTGGTGTAGATCCTGCTGCTGGTCCTAGCCTCGTATTTGAGAGTTTGCCTATTGTGTTTTCTAAAATGCATGGTGGCACGATTTTTATGGTTGCATTTTTCTGCTTGCTTATGCTTGCGGCATTTACGACTTCGTTGCCAAATTTTCAAGTCCTAATCGTTGTGTTAGAAGAGAAATTTGGTATGAATAAAAAAGTAGCGGTATTCCTTGTTTTAAGTGTGGTATTTGTGCTTGGTAATATCCCCTCAATCTTGGGTGATAACGCATGGAGTGATATAAAGATTCTAGGAAAGAGTATATTTGATGCTTTTGATGATATTAGTGCGACTATATTTTTTATCTTTACTTCCCTTGGCTGTGCCATCTTTGTAGGTTGGGTGCTTAAAGATGAAGCAAAGCAAGAAATATTGCAAGGAAGCGAAAAGTATGTAGGCATTGTAAATATTTGGTTTTTATATGTGAAATATATTATCCCTATTATCATTTTAGTTGTCTTTGTGGCGAGTTTCAAAGAGAAGTTTTTATCATAA
- a CDS encoding GNAT family N-acetyltransferase, whose product MAQIIREEELQGKYVNLREITLADAAFVVALRCSPKAKFLNPTKNDVDLQEQYIENYFKKNDEWYFIVEDKQGKALGTIRIHNAHDGEFGSISWIMSDDAKQEQTLEGKYLLKHYAYHVLGFNKDCFEVRKANKKVVQYHKFCGSRIVGETDIDYLFELTKDEFDSNKHKLLDLMEIYAKN is encoded by the coding sequence ATGGCACAAATAATTCGAGAAGAAGAATTGCAAGGAAAATATGTAAATTTACGCGAGATTACTTTGGCTGATGCGGCATTTGTCGTTGCGCTTCGTTGTAGTCCAAAGGCAAAGTTTTTAAATCCAACTAAAAATGATGTGGATTTGCAAGAGCAATACATTGAAAACTATTTTAAAAAGAATGATGAATGGTATTTCATTGTAGAAGACAAGCAAGGCAAGGCACTTGGGACGATTAGGATTCACAACGCACATGATGGTGAGTTTGGCTCTATTAGCTGGATTATGTCAGATGATGCTAAGCAAGAGCAAACCCTAGAAGGCAAATACCTTTTAAAGCATTATGCCTATCATGTCTTAGGATTCAATAAAGATTGCTTTGAAGTGCGTAAAGCAAATAAAAAAGTCGTGCAATATCACAAGTTTTGTGGATCACGCATTGTTGGGGAAACCGATATAGATTATCTTTTTGAGCTTACAAAAGATGAGTTTGATTCCAATAAACATAAACTTTTAGACCTTATGGAGATTTACGCTAAAAATTAG
- a CDS encoding Mu transposase C-terminal domain-containing protein yields MVDTYSRVVSFHISDTENSLGVARAVAKYILKYGKPKVIKGDNGKAFLSKYTKAVMENLDIEYKNVRAYSGWLKPYVENTFRALQDRIISWGKGYIGHNVAQRQAIEFFFSKKERRLKKGALTNLKELDSFESMLYAIDTYTDTLLNNRYLDSLGMTPTEAYNQKANEAVAMNEYELIMKLSPSVKRKVNKKGIMHGGVWYQSIQAFNYDSVIIRANINNTQELFIYDEKGVFVDIATRIGFDGVSAESAKMAEKISLKRIKAAKKDMQAAKDSQYANLQGLIESAASNAPRTIKPCVPKINNVDIVSAKLKSEANKAISGGDVVNLVELQENEVKGEVKRDLSFYNAVTKNKIIIKHNVLLQSLY; encoded by the coding sequence TTGGTAGATACATATAGCCGTGTAGTTAGCTTTCATATCAGTGATACTGAAAATAGTCTAGGTGTGGCTAGGGCTGTGGCTAAATATATCCTTAAATATGGTAAGCCAAAAGTTATTAAAGGGGATAATGGAAAAGCCTTTCTATCCAAATACACTAAAGCTGTTATGGAAAACTTAGATATAGAGTATAAGAATGTAAGGGCTTATAGTGGGTGGTTAAAACCTTATGTAGAAAATACTTTTAGGGCATTGCAAGATAGGATTATCTCTTGGGGTAAAGGCTATATTGGACATAATGTAGCTCAAAGACAAGCAATAGAGTTTTTCTTTAGTAAAAAAGAGAGAAGACTTAAAAAAGGGGCTTTAACAAACTTAAAAGAGCTAGATAGCTTTGAATCTATGCTTTATGCGATAGACACATATACAGATACACTGCTTAATAATCGCTATCTAGATTCACTAGGCATGACTCCAACAGAGGCTTATAATCAAAAAGCAAATGAAGCAGTGGCTATGAATGAGTATGAACTCATTATGAAGCTATCGCCTAGCGTAAAAAGAAAAGTGAATAAAAAGGGCATTATGCATGGGGGAGTGTGGTATCAAAGCATTCAAGCGTTTAACTATGACTCTGTAATCATTCGTGCAAACATCAATAATACACAAGAGTTGTTTATCTATGATGAAAAAGGGGTGTTTGTAGATATAGCTACTCGCATAGGCTTTGATGGTGTGAGTGCAGAGAGTGCAAAAATGGCTGAAAAAATATCGCTTAAACGCATAAAGGCAGCTAAGAAAGATATGCAGGCAGCAAAAGATAGTCAATATGCAAACTTGCAGGGCTTAATAGAGAGTGCTGCAAGTAATGCACCAAGAACAATAAAGCCTTGTGTGCCTAAAATCAATAATGTAGACATTGTATCTGCAAAGCTAAAGAGTGAGGCAAATAAGGCTATTAGTGGTGGGGATGTAGTGAATCTAGTGGAGTTGCAGGAAAATGAGGTAAAGGGTGAAGTTAAAAGGGATTTGAGTTTTTATAATGCGGTAACCAAAAATAAAATAATTATAAAACATAATGTTTTATTGCAAAGTCTCTATTGA
- a CDS encoding metal ABC transporter permease, with translation MLTTLESFLQAIMQYSFLQNALLAIVLISVIAGIIGSLLVSNRIVFVGGGVAHCAYGGIGIALFCGFSVLLGASISAIIVAFSLAFVQKKWDTHIDTFNAILWALGMSVGVVFMNLSPNANADMESYLFGSLISVDMESLLLMGVFDVILLLFVGMYYKEILSVSYDSVFCQLRGLHTNIFTQSIFVFIAIGIILSMQISGLILVLAMLSIPAYMGNIFAKTLKTQMFFAGIFALLFMVIGLFLAYAYNIMPGAAITFVGTICIILVHLCRWFLGYLQKG, from the coding sequence ATGCTAACAACTTTAGAATCTTTTCTGCAAGCCATTATGCAATATAGCTTTTTGCAAAACGCCTTACTTGCTATTGTGCTTATTAGCGTAATTGCTGGGATAATTGGCTCTTTGCTTGTGTCAAATCGCATTGTATTTGTTGGTGGCGGTGTCGCTCATTGTGCGTATGGTGGGATTGGCATTGCGTTATTTTGCGGTTTTTCTGTGTTGCTTGGGGCAAGTATCAGTGCGATTATTGTGGCATTTAGCCTTGCGTTTGTGCAGAAGAAATGGGATACACATATTGATACTTTTAATGCGATATTGTGGGCGCTTGGCATGTCTGTGGGCGTGGTGTTTATGAATCTTAGTCCAAACGCAAATGCCGATATGGAATCTTATCTCTTTGGCTCACTCATTAGTGTGGATATGGAATCTTTGCTGCTTATGGGCGTGTTTGATGTGATTTTGCTGCTTTTTGTTGGTATGTATTATAAAGAGATTCTAAGCGTGAGTTATGATTCTGTGTTTTGTCAGTTGCGTGGGCTTCATACAAATATCTTTACACAAAGCATTTTTGTATTTATTGCCATTGGGATCATTCTTAGTATGCAAATATCGGGTTTAATCCTTGTATTAGCCATGCTTTCTATCCCTGCGTATATGGGAAATATTTTTGCAAAAACGCTCAAAACTCAAATGTTTTTTGCTGGAATCTTTGCGTTATTGTTTATGGTTATTGGCTTATTTCTTGCTTATGCTTATAATATTATGCCCGGTGCAGCTATCACTTTTGTTGGCACGATTTGCATTATTTTGGTGCATTTATGTAGATGGTTTTTGGGATATTTACAAAAAGGATAG
- a CDS encoding ANL family adenylate-forming protein — MRSNSYNFTHPFLRKIEGFEQDSICLIAQSQSHTYGELLDSICNALNLLNDIKANSVIGIIGDYDLKTLAFFLACVEKGFIITPLSASLAPKDSIFSPMLQSYIKEGQIDYLFYNNTLHSTHSTDKKHSIIASLQANHTSGLILFSSGSTGKPKAIVHNLNTLLQGFLEKKPKRINILLFLMFDHIGGLNTLFNVLSLGACGITLKNRKDMQEIAKSIQDYKIALLPASPSLLHLFLLSNPTQLYDLSSLRLITYGTEKMSDSLLAKLKNAFPKVRFHQTFGASEIGITQTTTKDNFIRLDNMEYKIVNNELFIKSHTNALGYLNSDNSVFDNEGYFATGDLVEVKNINGEEYIKIIGRAKEVINVGGEKVIPQEVEGVLLQIPFISDCVVYGESNAITGQSVSVKVVLDSEKIEEVESQSHATSNLALKKHIRTFCKDKLASFKIPSKVSIVESLEMNERFKRIKI, encoded by the coding sequence ATGCGTAGTAATTCTTATAATTTCACGCACCCATTTTTACGCAAGATTGAGGGTTTTGAGCAAGATTCTATATGTCTTATTGCACAATCTCAAAGCCACACTTATGGGGAGCTTTTAGATTCTATATGCAATGCTCTAAATTTGCTAAATGACATAAAGGCAAACAGTGTCATTGGCATTATCGGCGATTATGATTTAAAGACTTTAGCCTTTTTCCTAGCGTGTGTAGAAAAGGGGTTTATTATCACACCGCTATCTGCTTCACTTGCCCCAAAAGATTCCATATTCTCTCCTATGCTTCAATCTTATATCAAAGAAGGGCAAATAGACTATCTTTTCTATAATAACACCTTGCATTCTACGCATAGCACAGACAAAAAACACAGCATTATTGCTTCCCTGCAGGCAAATCACACAAGCGGATTAATCCTTTTTTCAAGCGGTAGCACGGGCAAACCTAAAGCCATAGTGCATAATCTAAACACCTTGCTTCAAGGTTTTTTAGAGAAAAAGCCAAAGCGTATAAATATCTTATTATTCCTTATGTTTGATCATATAGGTGGGCTAAATACGCTTTTTAATGTGCTAAGTCTGGGGGCGTGTGGCATTACTCTAAAAAATCGCAAAGATATGCAAGAGATTGCAAAAAGTATTCAAGATTACAAAATCGCCCTTTTACCCGCTAGTCCTAGTTTGCTTCATCTCTTTTTGCTCTCAAACCCAACGCAGCTTTATGATTTAAGCTCACTAAGGCTTATTACCTATGGCACGGAAAAAATGTCAGATTCTCTTTTAGCAAAGCTTAAAAACGCTTTTCCAAAAGTGCGATTTCATCAAACATTTGGAGCAAGTGAGATAGGTATCACGCAGACTACAACAAAGGATAATTTTATTCGCCTTGATAATATGGAATATAAGATTGTAAATAACGAGCTTTTTATCAAATCCCACACAAACGCACTAGGCTATCTTAATAGTGATAATAGTGTGTTTGATAATGAAGGCTATTTTGCAACAGGGGATTTAGTAGAAGTAAAAAATATTAATGGGGAAGAGTATATAAAAATCATAGGCAGGGCAAAAGAAGTTATAAATGTAGGTGGAGAAAAGGTTATCCCACAAGAAGTTGAAGGGGTGCTATTACAAATTCCATTTATAAGTGATTGTGTTGTATATGGGGAATCTAATGCTATTACAGGGCAAAGTGTGAGTGTAAAGGTGGTGCTAGATTCTGAAAAAATAGAAGAGGTAGAATCTCAATCTCACGCTACTTCAAACTTAGCGCTAAAAAAACATATCCGCACTTTTTGCAAAGACAAACTCGCCTCCTTTAAGATCCCAAGTAAAGTAAGCATTGTGGAATCTTTAGAAATGAATGAGAGATTTAAGAGAATAAAAATATAA
- a CDS encoding argininosuccinate synthase, whose product MAIKKVVLAYSGGLDTSVILKWLGDNYNCEVVTFTADIGQGEEVEPARAKALNLGIKSENIFIEDLREEFIKDFVFPMFRANTIYEGEYLLGTSIARPLIAKRLVEIAKAVGADAVAHGATGKGNDQVRFELGAYALNPDIKVIAPWREWDLNSREKLLAYAESAGISIEKKPNKSPYSMDANLLHISYEGQILEDPNAEPEEDMWRWSVSPMNAPNEPESVKLEFEKGDGVAINGERLSPARFWAKLNELGGKHGIGRLDLVENRYVGMKSRGCYETPGGTIYLKAHRAIESLCLDREEAHLKDSIMPRYAELIYNGYWFSPEREALQALIDKTQERVSGVVSLKLYKGNVIVVGRESKNSLFNAAYSTFEEDSVYNQKDAAGFIKLNALRFIIAGKSESCSLHARRK is encoded by the coding sequence ATGGCAATTAAAAAAGTCGTTTTGGCATACAGCGGTGGGCTTGATACAAGCGTGATTTTAAAGTGGCTTGGGGATAACTACAACTGCGAGGTGGTAACCTTCACCGCAGACATTGGGCAGGGCGAGGAAGTAGAACCCGCAAGGGCTAAGGCTTTAAATCTTGGCATTAAAAGTGAGAATATTTTCATTGAGGACTTGAGAGAAGAGTTTATCAAGGATTTTGTATTCCCTATGTTTCGTGCAAATACCATTTATGAGGGCGAATATCTGCTAGGCACAAGCATCGCACGACCTTTGATTGCAAAAAGGCTTGTAGAGATAGCAAAAGCCGTTGGAGCAGACGCAGTAGCACACGGAGCAACGGGCAAGGGCAATGATCAAGTGCGATTTGAGCTTGGAGCGTATGCGTTAAATCCTGATATAAAAGTCATCGCCCCTTGGCGTGAGTGGGACCTAAACAGCCGCGAAAAGCTTTTAGCCTATGCAGAATCTGCTGGTATTAGCATTGAGAAAAAGCCAAATAAATCGCCCTATTCAATGGACGCAAACCTGCTTCATATCAGCTATGAAGGGCAGATTCTAGAAGATCCAAATGCCGAGCCTGAAGAGGATATGTGGCGTTGGAGTGTCTCACCGATGAACGCACCAAATGAGCCTGAATCTGTTAAGCTGGAGTTTGAAAAAGGCGATGGCGTAGCGATTAATGGAGAGAGACTAAGCCCGGCAAGATTCTGGGCGAAACTCAATGAGCTAGGGGGCAAACACGGCATAGGGCGGCTTGATTTGGTAGAAAATCGCTATGTGGGTATGAAGTCTCGCGGCTGCTATGAAACGCCCGGTGGCACAATATATCTAAAGGCTCATCGTGCGATAGAATCTTTATGCCTTGATAGAGAGGAAGCGCACTTAAAAGATTCTATTATGCCTCGCTATGCGGAGTTAATCTACAATGGCTATTGGTTTAGCCCGGAGCGAGAGGCACTTCAAGCCTTGATAGATAAGACACAAGAGCGTGTGAGTGGCGTGGTGTCTTTGAAGCTGTATAAAGGCAATGTGATTGTCGTAGGAAGAGAGTCTAAAAACTCACTCTTTAACGCCGCATACAGCACTTTTGAGGAAGATTCTGTGTATAATCAAAAGGACGCCGCAGGGTTTATTAAACTCAATGCTTTGCGTTTTATCATTGCTGGGAAAAGCGAGAGTTGTAGTCTTCACGCAAGGCGAAAGTAA
- a CDS encoding SDR family NAD(P)-dependent oxidoreductase — translation MPRVILITGTRKGIGRDLSEYYLNKGDIVCGCSRTQSNLEHKNYRHFTLDVCDENAVVNMVRAVKKEFGTIDVLLNNAGIAPMNHILTTPLKTMQNIFNTNVFGSFLFLREVSKVMVQNYKKRIKDLESKGLDSKNNAKNAIAEAVCDDFKESAILDSNNKDSTAEGFLSDFSGFTKESIAFGAKGEGSLLNINDRALSE, via the coding sequence ATGCCTAGAGTTATACTTATCACAGGGACACGCAAGGGCATAGGCAGGGATTTAAGCGAGTATTACTTAAATAAAGGCGATATTGTATGTGGTTGCTCACGGACACAAAGCAATTTGGAGCATAAAAATTATAGGCATTTTACCCTTGATGTGTGTGATGAAAATGCGGTTGTAAATATGGTAAGGGCTGTGAAAAAGGAATTTGGCACAATTGATGTTTTGCTGAATAATGCAGGTATTGCCCCTATGAATCATATCCTTACTACACCACTAAAAACTATGCAAAATATCTTTAACACAAATGTATTTGGTAGCTTTCTTTTCTTACGAGAAGTCTCAAAGGTTATGGTGCAAAATTATAAAAAGCGTATAAAGGATTTAGAATCTAAGGGGCTAGATTCTAAAAATAATGCGAAAAATGCTATTGCGGAAGCGGTTTGTGATGATTTTAAAGAATCTGCAATCTTAGATTCTAACAATAAGGATTCTACTGCGGAAGGATTTTTGAGTGATTTTAGTGGTTTTACTAAAGAAAGCATAGCTTTTGGAGCGAAAGGTGAAGGGAGTTTATTAAACATAAATGACCGAGCCTTGAGCGAATAA